In a single window of the Drosophila albomicans strain 15112-1751.03 chromosome 3, ASM965048v2, whole genome shotgun sequence genome:
- the LOC117570516 gene encoding uncharacterized protein LOC117570516 isoform X2 yields MHVEKKSELRNLLKSGDKRCKLVEPRNAKSCVWRFFNLVSCDDRIEPYACCKTCGDLLSYSGKTGTGSLLRHRCLHTTNEKTSRIAKAKVVREPLRVAKPKIEAHSSIAGALPQKWEEYEQNEEISEDIKDIIYSEDPLCYSPIQVVEDEMLDTGDKVTVMSSNTRTTTAPVVATVVSATPTNAAKTLKNNLETSIERLTTVSEQLNYIIQQQQEQQTKDDDYYFALSLVPIMRQLSVSRKLYVRSKIHEILYKESEETSPKSE; encoded by the exons ATGCACGTCGAAAAGAAATCGGAATTGAGAAATCTACTCAAATCGGGAGACAAGCGCTGTAAACTAGTTGAGCCACGAAATGCTAAGAGTTGTGTTTGGCGTTTCTTCAACTTGGTGTCTTGTGATGATCGAATAGAGCCATATGCCTGCTGTAAAACCTGTGGCGATCTATTATCCTATAGCGGTAAAACTGGAACTGGGAGTCTTTTGCGCCATCGATGCTTACACACGACTAACG AGAAAACATCTCGCATTGCAAAGGCGAAAGTTGTTCGAGAGCCTCTACGTGTTGCAAAACCAAAGATCGAAGCGCATTCGAGTATAGCTGGTGCATTGCCTCAGAAGTGGGAGGAATACGAGCAGAACGAGGAAATTAGCGAAGATATCAAGGACATCATCTATAGCGAAGATCCATTGTGCTACAGTCCCATACAAGTGGTCGAAGATGAGATGCTCGATACTGGCGACAAAGTCACTGTGATGAGCAGCAAcaccagaacaacaacagctcccGTTGTTGCCACCGTCGTATCAGCAACCCCTACGAATGCGGCAAAGACATTGAAGAACAATCTGGAAACGTCGATTGAACGTCTGACCACGGTGAGCGAGCAGTTGAACTACATCattcagcagcaacaggagcagcagacCAAGGAcgatgattattattttgcattaagCCTAGTACCCATTATGCGACAGCTTTCGGTTAGTCGCAAACTTTATGTGCGCTCAAAGATTCACGAAATTCTGTACAAAGAGAGCGAGGAGACTTCCCCCAAATCTGAATAA
- the LOC117570516 gene encoding uncharacterized protein LOC117570516 isoform X1 — protein sequence MPKGRVSSVWQHYDINEECENFAVCRYCGNNISRGGMASNLKGNNTTNLWTHLRHKHSDEVLVNPVQQRTISRPSTITIKKEKTSRIAKAKVVREPLRVAKPKIEAHSSIAGALPQKWEEYEQNEEISEDIKDIIYSEDPLCYSPIQVVEDEMLDTGDKVTVMSSNTRTTTAPVVATVVSATPTNAAKTLKNNLETSIERLTTVSEQLNYIIQQQQEQQTKDDDYYFALSLVPIMRQLSVSRKLYVRSKIHEILYKESEETSPKSE from the exons atgcccAAAGGACGTGTTAGCAGTGTGTGGCAGCATTACGACATCAATGAAGAATGCGAAAATTTTGCAGTTTGCCGTTACTGCGGCAATAATATATCGCGTGGTGGAATGGCCAGCAACCTAAAGGGCAACAATACCACGAATCTATGGACGCACTTGCGACACAAACATTCTGATGAGGTGCTAGTTAATCCGGTGCAGCAACGCACCATTAGCCGCCCTTCGACCATAACAATAAAGAAAG AGAAAACATCTCGCATTGCAAAGGCGAAAGTTGTTCGAGAGCCTCTACGTGTTGCAAAACCAAAGATCGAAGCGCATTCGAGTATAGCTGGTGCATTGCCTCAGAAGTGGGAGGAATACGAGCAGAACGAGGAAATTAGCGAAGATATCAAGGACATCATCTATAGCGAAGATCCATTGTGCTACAGTCCCATACAAGTGGTCGAAGATGAGATGCTCGATACTGGCGACAAAGTCACTGTGATGAGCAGCAAcaccagaacaacaacagctcccGTTGTTGCCACCGTCGTATCAGCAACCCCTACGAATGCGGCAAAGACATTGAAGAACAATCTGGAAACGTCGATTGAACGTCTGACCACGGTGAGCGAGCAGTTGAACTACATCattcagcagcaacaggagcagcagacCAAGGAcgatgattattattttgcattaagCCTAGTACCCATTATGCGACAGCTTTCGGTTAGTCGCAAACTTTATGTGCGCTCAAAGATTCACGAAATTCTGTACAAAGAGAGCGAGGAGACTTCCCCCAAATCTGAATAA